The region aagataaaatgttgagaataaagtcattaaattacgagaaaaaagtcgttagattatgagaacaaattcattaaatttcgagaataaagtcattaaattatgagaaaaaagtcgttaaattatgagaacaaatttgtaatttaacgaatttgttctcgtaatttagcgacttttttctcataatttaatgagtttattctcaacattttatctcgacttttttctcgaaatttaacaactttaatctcgagatggttttatttttttattattgcttggccctaatcctcttccgtaatttcCTCAGGTTTGGCCTGTAAAGCAAATACTCGCTTTATTCCTGTTTTCTGCATATGCATATTAAAAAGCCATTTAGATAAATTTATGCAGCTATAATTGTGTAGGTGTGTTAGTATGTATGTTAGAGTGTGGTTTGTAATGTGTGTAAtaaattgtgtgtgtgcatgcaatATTTGAGGAAAAACTCTACTGCAAATCACAAAACCaaccactgtgtgtgtgtaacagacATAGGCCTGTAAGAGCTGTGCATATAAATCTCACTCCCATGATCTCAAGAGGCGATCTAGTGACTGACCCtagactgcggtctttagtcTCCTTGTTAGAGGgcccgactcccatgccggcGGACCTGGGTTCGAGTCTCGCTTTAGAGTGGGCAGTTTGAACAGAAAGGGGTTACATGTGCACCAGTGGAGCTTTGCTGGCATCTAATGGGGAAAATTTgatactgcgcccaaacaaagtcttatttaaagcggaactcagtaagatttgcgaagctccccctacaggttccttcagtgaatcacactgtcgtacaTACtgcaagcgcagctctggactacaacgctcaccagcgcagtagttttgcaaatacagtacaagaaatctcgatggaggtgggtaattttcgaaattgtcttataaagtcataatatatacattgtttttgaattaccataaagcattttgtcactctcgcgtgaacgtgaacatgaggcgagattgtgtcaggtcggcgcagctcaaattgcaagtgctgttttctggcgtagacgtgccagagggggttagtggacacctcaaacacaccactacaagtcaattaaccatcttAAGGatttagaaaactatttatgaaggtaaaaaagttacttagttctgttttaaagctcattttttgagatatcaacctcaaatgtGGACCAAGACtagtttagatttatggctttgctTTTCTAGCAGTTTTAGAGTttgtttcataaaatatattttatataaaataatgttcataaatccttttcataaacataaaatataaaatataaaaaacatttttttttacttcaacaATAATCTGCCAAGGGTCTTTTTTTAAAACGAGACCGaacttaagtctgtgctccAAAGCTAAAATATTTATGACCATTTTTTGACAGACATTTTTTCCACTATGGAGCtatgtgtaactttttttaattgaagGGTTGAAGTACATCGCAAATGTTGACCAAAAATTTGTCTTTAGCTCTTCTGTATTGCATAATCTACTTTGCATGCTCTGTTTCTTAGAATAAAATTGTTTCATTTAACtttcccctggtttcacagaccaggcttaagctagtcctagactaaaatgcatgtttgagctgttttaactgaaagtaacttgcactgacatatcttaaaatatgtgcTATAggtttgtctcaagatgcacaccagtaatgttttttttctagggtatgtttctaaaagatacttaaataccctaattgaaatagggcctaatcctggtttagactaagtcctgtctgtgaaaccgtgCCATAGtgtatttaatttgaaaatgaacttaaatagAAAAGATGAAAGATTCTTATGTTTAACTTCTGTTAATATGACAGactaaaggcccattcacaccaaggatgataactataacaataatgatgaatatatagttctaaaaatgaAAGAATAGCAGTTCACACTGCAATAATAACGATAATGTCAGAGAAACTATATCGTTGAAATCACTTTCggagcattttttatttttttctctccagcTGATATGGACACTAATATGGTTATTGTTATATAGttattcttggtgtgaacaggccttaatgAATGATGAAATAAGGTGTAAAGTATCAGTAAAGCATTACTCACAAAAGATAGTTTCACCTTTTATTTAAGTAGCCTATTTACAAGTGCTGGAAAATGAGACTGCCTACCAGTGCAAAATCTGTACACAAAATTCTGATGTGATTTGTATATACAAGAGATTAGTAGAGGAAAGGACACACTCAGTCATTCATGCATGTAACAGGGAATACATCTGCAAAGATTAAGGGTTTGGGAAAAGACCTGAAGACATTATTTGACTTGATTGATTGGACTTGTGATGCAAgccatgaaaataactgcaGTTAACGTATATCTCTATAGGATTTagaaggatatatatatatatatatttaaatttttttatcttGGAGTAACTCCAGCAAATCTCAGTTTTTTTTTGactagtaaatatatatattttatacttcACACCATATTGCCATTTTGTGTCAACATAATTTGATCATTTATATAAACCCTCACATCCGTCTATCAACATCTTATGTGTTTTCAGTGCGTACTGGAGATTCTGACCACGCATGTGGTACCATGCCAACCCGCCTCTGGCAGAGCCAAGAAGAGTCGTGACTAAACCAGCATAACGAATCAAGAGAAAAGGAAGCAAAACAGAAATTAAAAGGACACTTTTAACTGCATTTTGAGTGAAACCATGATATTAAAATTGACAATGAAGCACCAAGAACATTTTCATCAACACTACTATGACTTAGATTAAAGTCTTTTAGTGAGTCATGTATCCAGATTAGAACGCCTTGATTGACTCATccataatgttttgtttttttgttttttttagagatGCTAATGCATTTTGCAAAAAAGGACAATTACTGCATGTTCATGCCGGATGCAAAATTAGTCGAGCCTTATACACCAGGGGTATTTCCCCTTTCAGCGATCTTAAAGAGGGCTGAAAACCAGTCCAATGTGggagagaaataaaacaaaacaaatcacaaTCTTGCATGAGTAAAGTgcataaaaacttaaaaatggaGATTAGAAAAACTATCCTCCAACAACAGAGCCaaacaaaaggaaaacaaaGTTTCAGCGAGAACATGGTTTGTGAATGTGGTCAACTGTCCCTCCAGCTCTGCTCTACAATCGCTGACACCCGTTTCTCATATTCTCGCTTATTTTCTTGATACAGTTGTGCTGCCTGGCTGTTTGCAGGGCTGTTGGGATTTGGCTCATCTAGAAGGGACTGtaaagaaagagaaatcaaattttaggCCTCACGAGTATAACAATGGACACTTTTCAaatttgacatctttctctcttctcatcaagtcaagtcatcttcatttatatagcacttttcacaatacacattgtctcaaagcagcttcacagtgacaataggaaaattattatcaagctaaagttggtttttgattgaatcacttccgttgtaaaaattgttaattattactttaggggcCACTGAAGTGACACCTTTCGTACTGAAAAACTGAATACCTTTAATGCGttcttgccgttcatttacatgtttagtctAAAAGGAAAGTAATCAATCTCTATATTTTTTCCCCAAGTCATGGAAACTCTAGCACAGATTTTTACTATGGGAGCAAATGgaaatacaaaaattatatttgctgTGGTCTCCTGTTCAATGCTATTGAAGTTATTGAACTATGAAGAGATCCACTTCTGAGAACCCCAGGAATGTGAAGTGTCCATTGGAAAGTAAAGttacaattacaagaaaaaaaaaaaaaacagaaaatcactacAAGCAATCTAATTATACAATTATCAGATTTAATAATGTCCACAAGCtgtataaaacatatttaactgTAAAACAAAGTTTGTTAACATACCTGGATTGATGTCAGAATAGAAGAAACATCATAAGTTGGACTCCAACGATTCTGAAGAATATCTAGGCAGATACTGCCATCAGCATACACtgagaaaaacaagaaaaaaaaagagcaacatATTCACTACATTCACagtccaaaaaataaataaataaataataataaaaagatatGATAATGCATGAACCTTTtctaaaatagtaaaaaaaaaaaaagtagtaacAGAATGCTTCCAAAACAACATCTAAACAATTCTTACTAATACTGTACAGAAAATATGACAGCAGTAACTTTGAT is a window of Megalobrama amblycephala isolate DHTTF-2021 linkage group LG6, ASM1881202v1, whole genome shotgun sequence DNA encoding:
- the ube2al gene encoding ubiquitin conjugating enzyme E2 A, like isoform X2, producing MVWNAVIFGPEGTPFEDGTFKLTVEFTEEYPNKPPTVRFVSKMFHPNVYADGSICLDILQNRWSPTYDVSSILTSIQSLLDEPNPNSPANSQAAQLYQENKREYEKRVSAIVEQSWRDS